The DNA region ACAATGCTACCCAGAATACTATGGAAGATCTTACCAATGCACTTACTGAAATGGGCAGAGAGTATACCATAGAGAATGCGACCGGTACGGAATCCGAGACAGAATCCGCGGCTCAGTAATATATGCTGGGACTTACTCTTGAAGGCGGTGCAAGCAGGACGATATACTCCTGCGGCATACTGGACGCACTGCTGGAAAATGATATAATGGCTGATAAGATATTCGGCGTATCGGCAGGCTCGGCTTTCGGCGTGAGCTATGCTTCGCGTCAGCATGGCAGAAATTACAGGCTGGCGACAGAATATATGCCCACCTCCGAGTATATGGGTGTAAAGCACCTCATCGACCCACGCAACAAAAGCTACTATAATCTCGATTATGACTATGATACTATCCCAAACAAGCTTCTGTCTTATGATTATGAAGCCCTCGGCAGATACAAGGGGGAATTCTACGCCGTGGCGACCAATGTTGAAACGGGTAAGGCAGAATATCTGCGGGTGGACGAAAAGGACAGAAAATGGTATAAGCTTCGCGCAAGCTGTGCCATGCCCATGCTTTTCCCCGAGATAGAGATAGACGGCAAAAGGTATCTTGACGGAGGAGTTGCCGACTCCATACCCTATAAAAAGGCGATGGAGATGGGCTGTGATAAGAACATAGTGATACTCACCCGCCCGAGAGATTACCGCAAACATTCCGACAGTATGACAAAACTCTGCGCATTGAGATTTGCAAAATATCCCGCATTTGCCAAAGCTTTGACCACAAGGGCGGAGCGTTATAACAAGTGCGTCGATGAGATAATGGAACTCTCAAAACAGGGCAAGATATTCGTATTCACGCCCAAGACCACCTTCGGCGTTGAACGTATCGAGGGCAATGCCGATAAGCTGAAAAAGCTCTACGAACACGGCTATAAGCACGCTCTGTGGGCGATGGACAAGCTGAAAGCTTATCTTGAGAAGTGACAATAAAGAGCAATACAATGTTTGAAAACTTTGATTTTTCCGATTTCTGGCATGACAGCCAATATGCCCTCGATGAATATGTGGGCGAGACTCCGACGGAGGAGTATATAAAGTCTGTGGAAGATGAACTATAAACTGCCCGATTCATATAAATACCTTATTAAACAGCACAACGGCGGTATGCCCAAAAATACTGCTTTCCGCACGGCTATCCCCACCTCATGGTCGAAAGACCACATCTCCATAGAGGGTATCTACGGCGTTGACAGAAAAAGGGATAACTCCGTATGCGGTGAAACGGGTACGGAATTCTGGATAGATGATTGGGAATATCCAGCAATAGGCGTAGCCATATGCGATACGCCCTCCGCGGGGCATGAGATGGTCTTTCTCGATTACCGCGAATGTGGAACAGACGGTGAACCAAAGGTGGTCTATGTCGAACAGGAAAACGACATGAGGATAGTTCCCCTTGCCGATACCTTTGAGGAATTTATCCGCGGGCTTATCAGCGAAGACGAATTTTACTACGAATAGAGATTCTGTCCCAAAAACAGGACAGCATAGAAGGGGTTAAAAAATGAAATGGAAAACTGCTCTGCTCGCGGCAGGATCATTGTTTGCGGGCTTTAATGCTTTTCTTGGCAACAGACAGCTGGTCGTTGCAAAGGAAGTAGTGTACAGCCGAAAGCTTCCCGATTCCTTTGAGGGCTTGAAAGTCATGCTTTTAGCCGATCTTCATCATAAGAAATTCGGTAAGGATCAGTGTTTTCTGCTTGATTCGGTAAAGGCGGCCTCGCCTGATATCATTATATTTGCAGGCGATCTTTACAGCAAGGACGAATTTGAACTGGACGGGAAAGTAAAGTTCATCAAGGCGCTGAACGAGATAGCGCCCGTATACTACGCCCCGGGCAATCACGAGATGCACCATCCCGACTTATGCGTGGCAATGTTCCACAAGCTGAAAAGCATGGGTATCAACGCCCTGCGCAACGAGATGGCAGTCATATGCCGCGGAAGAGACAGGATAAATATCTACGGTCTTCAGATGCCCCTGAGATACTTCATAAACAAGGACGGTTCATATAAAGACCTGCCAGTGCCCGACCACAATACCATTGCCCGATATCTGGGTCAGTGCGACCCCGATCACTGCGATCTGCTTATAGGGCATAATCCTTTGTTTTTTGAAGCCTACGAAAGGTGGGGCGCTGATATAGTATTCTCTGGACACGTTCACGGAGGTGTTATACGTCTGCCGATAATAGGCGGCCTGCTTTCCCCCGAGCGCAGATTTTTCCCGAAGTACACAAAGGGTCTGTACAGGCTTGGAAAAACTGTCATGGCAGTTACGGCGGGTCTTGGAAAATTCAGGATAAACGACCCCTCCGAGATAATGCTACTGACGCTGACAAACAAAAAGCAGCCCTCCAAGCATATGAAGGGTCATGCGTGGGATATTTAACGAGATATAAACAGCGCGGTGTTTTCTTCCCGGCTAGGTATGGGAAGAAAACCGCCTGTATTTTTAATAAGGAAAGGCGAATGATATGGATAAGACACAGCTTGCCGCGGCTTTTGCGGAATATTTTGACAAGCACACAGATGAGATACTTGCCGACCTCTCGGAGATAATCGGAATAGAGAGTATCGCTGACGAAAACGCCGGGATCAAGCCATTTGGTGAGGGCTCAGCAAAGGCGCTTGCCTGGGGCGAAAACAAAATGAAGTCCCTTGGTATGGCAACGAAGAATTTCGATAACTACGCAATAAGGGGCGATTATAATAACGAGGGCGAACCCGTTCTCGGAATACTCGCGCACCTTGATACCGTACCTGTAAGCAGCAACTGGAGTTATCCTCCATTTGAACTCACACAGAAGGACGGCGTGCTTTACGGCAGAGGAACCATAGATGATAAAGGTCCTGCAAGTGCGGTTTTATGGGCAGTAAAGGCTATACGAGAGATGGATCTGCCCATGAAGAATTTCCGCGTGATATTCGGCGGAAACGAGGAAAACGGCTGCACCGATATGGAGTACTACGAAAGCTGTGAGAAATTTCCGCCCATGGTATTCACTCCCGATGGATCATTCCCTGTGCTGAACTGTGAAAAAGGCATGGTCCACATGACTTTCTCCGCACCCTTTGAAGACAGCGAGATAGTGTCCATAGATGCAGGCATGGCGATAAACGCTATCCCCGACAGATGCGCTGTAGAGTATGCTGACGGAAGAGATTCTCTTACCGTGGGACTTTCAGCACACGGTTCACGCCCCGAAAATGGCGATAATGCTATCACCAAGTTCCTTGCTGACTACGAGGGCACAAATTCTCTCCTGATGGGTCTGAAAAAGCTGTTCCCCCACGGTGAATTCGACGGAAAGACCTGTGGACTTGGCTTTGAAGACAGTGTGTCGGGCAAGATGACCTGTGCTTTGACAGTTCTTAAAACAAAGGACGGCAGACTTAACGGCGGTATCGATATCCGCTTCCCCATAGACCGTACCTACGCCGAGATAAGCGGAATCATCAAGGACGCAGTAAGCGGTATCGGCTTTGTTATCGATACCTGCGAGGGCATGGAACCCCATTACGTTGATGAAAACAGCGATTTCGTTCAGGCACTGCTGAGGGTCTACGAAAGGGTGAAGGGCGAAAAAGGCGAATGCATCGCCGAGGGCGGCATTACCTACGTCCACAACACCCCCGGGGCTGTTGCTTTCGGCGCTGAATTCCCCTGGGAGAACAACAATATGCACGGCGATGACGAGCATATCTCCATGGAAACATTCAAGCTGAACCTTAATATGTACGCAAATGCTATCGCCGAGATATGCATGAAAGACTAAAATAACGAGCCGCAGAGGTCATATCCTCTGCGGCATTTTTGTGTGTATTTCATACAAAGGAACACCTCTGTCATCAGGCAAACAAATGATTTTATTTTTAACTCAGACATATTTCTGCAAAAGTTGTACAAAAACGTACAACTTTTTTGCATTTTTACCTGATAGTGAAAGATGTTTTTTCTGAGACATCTTAAAGAATAAATATGACAAAGATAAATGAGGTAATACCATGAAAGAACTATATGAGTTAATGAAAGCAAAGATGTCGGACAGAGAATTTACCGCATCAGATAGCGATACCTGTGACTCCACTAAAGAAAACAGCCCGAAGTCGCAAGCAACGGGCCGTGGGTATCATTCCGTTAAAGCGATGTTCCTGCCTATCTCCAGAGCAATGAACTCGCCGTTTTCAAATATATCATCAGTCAGCTCACACATCAGCAGTCCGTACAGTCTGCTGCCGCATACCACAGGGAAAGATACAAATCCGTTGCATCTCATCGTCAGCTTGTTGAACCCGAAGATGTCCTCGACCCTGAACCTCTGCCTTTCCTCGGGCATAAGGTACAATTCTCCCATGTGCATCATGCATTTGAGCATTATATTTTTGGGGAATACCGCTTCTTTCCCCTGCTTATGTATCACGGGTCTTTCAAATATGAAAAGCAGTGCATTGTCAAGCCCAAGCTTGTTAAAATTGCGGTACAGACTTCGTGAGTCCGTGCTTTCCATACCCGATATTATGTATTCCTTAATATGCTGGTGCGTAAGGCTGGTCTTGCGTTCATTGCTTATCAGCTTTTTAGACTGGTTCACCAGTGCCTGGTCTTTCATACGTGAGAACAGCCTGTTTATGGATACTGTTGCCGCCAACGAATGTGCAGTCCTGTTAAG from Ruminococcus albus AD2013 includes:
- a CDS encoding patatin-like phospholipase family protein, with protein sequence MLGLTLEGGASRTIYSCGILDALLENDIMADKIFGVSAGSAFGVSYASRQHGRNYRLATEYMPTSEYMGVKHLIDPRNKSYYNLDYDYDTIPNKLLSYDYEALGRYKGEFYAVATNVETGKAEYLRVDEKDRKWYKLRASCAMPMLFPEIEIDGKRYLDGGVADSIPYKKAMEMGCDKNIVILTRPRDYRKHSDSMTKLCALRFAKYPAFAKALTTRAERYNKCVDEIMELSKQGKIFVFTPKTTFGVERIEGNADKLKKLYEHGYKHALWAMDKLKAYLEK
- a CDS encoding SMI1/KNR4 family protein; its protein translation is MNYKLPDSYKYLIKQHNGGMPKNTAFRTAIPTSWSKDHISIEGIYGVDRKRDNSVCGETGTEFWIDDWEYPAIGVAICDTPSAGHEMVFLDYRECGTDGEPKVVYVEQENDMRIVPLADTFEEFIRGLISEDEFYYE
- a CDS encoding metallophosphoesterase, with protein sequence MKWKTALLAAGSLFAGFNAFLGNRQLVVAKEVVYSRKLPDSFEGLKVMLLADLHHKKFGKDQCFLLDSVKAASPDIIIFAGDLYSKDEFELDGKVKFIKALNEIAPVYYAPGNHEMHHPDLCVAMFHKLKSMGINALRNEMAVICRGRDRINIYGLQMPLRYFINKDGSYKDLPVPDHNTIARYLGQCDPDHCDLLIGHNPLFFEAYERWGADIVFSGHVHGGVIRLPIIGGLLSPERRFFPKYTKGLYRLGKTVMAVTAGLGKFRINDPSEIMLLTLTNKKQPSKHMKGHAWDI
- a CDS encoding M20/M25/M40 family metallo-hydrolase; the encoded protein is MDKTQLAAAFAEYFDKHTDEILADLSEIIGIESIADENAGIKPFGEGSAKALAWGENKMKSLGMATKNFDNYAIRGDYNNEGEPVLGILAHLDTVPVSSNWSYPPFELTQKDGVLYGRGTIDDKGPASAVLWAVKAIREMDLPMKNFRVIFGGNEENGCTDMEYYESCEKFPPMVFTPDGSFPVLNCEKGMVHMTFSAPFEDSEIVSIDAGMAINAIPDRCAVEYADGRDSLTVGLSAHGSRPENGDNAITKFLADYEGTNSLLMGLKKLFPHGEFDGKTCGLGFEDSVSGKMTCALTVLKTKDGRLNGGIDIRFPIDRTYAEISGIIKDAVSGIGFVIDTCEGMEPHYVDENSDFVQALLRVYERVKGEKGECIAEGGITYVHNTPGAVAFGAEFPWENNNMHGDDEHISMETFKLNLNMYANAIAEICMKD